In one Pseudomonas fitomaticsae genomic region, the following are encoded:
- a CDS encoding SCO family protein, which produces MTQPTPRSRALGMHLILVLVTCLLGSQVLIAHQAQPEGARESATPWGGDYFPNTLLTDQDGQQVRFFDDLIKDKVVVINFIFTSCSDSCPLETARLRQVQKLLGDRVGKDIFFYSITIDPLSDTPEVLKAYSQRFKVGPGWKFLTGEFEDVTELRKKLGLFIEGVDNGRTKDHNLSLIVGNQSTGRWMKASPFENPWILADQLANTLQNWKQASTEESYADAPQIRPPSNGEELFRTRCASCHSLGPQDGEGIGMRNIGPDLIGVTRQRDPAWLNRWIREPDRVLAEKDPIALQLFEQYERIPMPNLRLDEASAQSVIDFLSAETERQHPSVQPLADGALTPVKPGSASEAVSRMQ; this is translated from the coding sequence ATGACCCAGCCAACGCCGCGCTCCCGCGCCCTGGGCATGCACCTGATTCTGGTGCTGGTGACCTGCCTGCTCGGCAGTCAGGTGCTCATCGCCCATCAGGCGCAGCCCGAAGGCGCCCGCGAGTCCGCCACCCCCTGGGGTGGCGACTATTTCCCCAACACCCTGCTGACCGATCAGGACGGCCAGCAGGTGCGTTTTTTCGATGACCTGATCAAAGACAAGGTGGTGGTGATCAACTTCATCTTCACTTCGTGCAGCGACTCCTGCCCACTGGAAACCGCGCGCCTGCGCCAGGTGCAGAAACTGCTGGGGGACCGGGTCGGGAAAGACATCTTTTTCTACTCGATCACCATCGATCCGCTGAGCGACACCCCCGAAGTGCTCAAGGCCTATTCGCAACGCTTCAAGGTCGGCCCCGGCTGGAAATTCCTTACTGGCGAGTTCGAAGACGTCACCGAACTGCGCAAGAAGCTCGGGCTGTTTATCGAAGGCGTCGACAACGGCCGCACCAAGGATCACAACCTGAGCCTGATCGTCGGCAACCAGAGCACCGGGCGCTGGATGAAAGCCTCGCCGTTCGAGAACCCGTGGATCCTCGCCGACCAGCTCGCCAACACGCTGCAGAACTGGAAACAGGCCAGCACCGAAGAAAGCTACGCCGACGCCCCGCAGATTCGTCCGCCGAGCAATGGCGAAGAACTGTTCCGCACCCGCTGCGCTTCGTGTCACAGCCTCGGCCCGCAGGACGGCGAAGGCATCGGCATGCGCAACATAGGCCCGGACCTGATCGGCGTGACCCGTCAGCGTGACCCGGCCTGGCTCAATCGCTGGATCCGCGAACCGGATCGTGTGCTGGCGGAGAAAGACCCGATCGCACTGCAACTATTCGAGCAATACGAGCGTATCCCGATGCCGAATCTGCGTCTGGATGAAGCTTCAGCGCAATCGGTCATCGACTTTCTGAGTGCCGAAACCGAGCGTCAGCATCCGTCCGTGCAACCCTTGGCCGACGGGGCGTTGACGCCAGTAAAACCGGGCTCTGCAAGCGAAGCGGTGAGTCGTATGCAGTAG
- a CDS encoding sensor histidine kinase — MQRLEEHKTTAPNVALAAIKSWGGQFNLLRWFSLASFFIIAAVALGLGYISTRFVVTESVERDALLTAQFVQAIGDAEMRHANITPQRTMGEMLDPRQDGNYPDVDPLSHASARAEFLDHVEHLPDVLLATVYALDRTIIWSTNPELINVRIEDDEELDESFEMKVPVSSSYHKIDDEKPEQRLSREPKYLFIENYIPMFNADKSKVVAMVEIYKEPADLVDRIDRGFASIWAATILGGAAIYLGLFWIVRRASTLLQSQQQQLISNETFVALGEMSSAVAHSLRNPLATIRSSAELAQEIASPGAQRNIGDIISQVDRMSRWVRELLVSLRPMSDDGEAVELLAAVEDTLGAFDALIRRNGVEVRFTPQDCPPVVSQKVLLTQILNSLFANALEAMPKGGVLGVEIETPQSGQVRMTLSDTGKGMSAQQQQLVFKPFFTTKQGGLGVGLALVKRIMERFQGSVVLTSREQEGTRVSLNFRVASGGEYGTQHSAGRG, encoded by the coding sequence ATGCAGCGACTGGAAGAACACAAAACAACAGCGCCGAACGTAGCGTTGGCAGCCATCAAGAGTTGGGGCGGGCAGTTCAATCTGCTGCGCTGGTTCTCGCTGGCCAGTTTTTTCATCATCGCCGCCGTGGCGCTGGGGCTGGGTTATATCTCCACGCGCTTCGTGGTCACTGAAAGCGTGGAGCGCGATGCGCTGCTCACCGCGCAATTCGTGCAGGCCATCGGCGATGCGGAAATGCGTCACGCCAACATCACGCCGCAACGGACCATGGGCGAGATGCTCGACCCGCGCCAGGACGGGAACTACCCCGACGTCGACCCGCTGTCCCATGCGTCGGCCCGCGCCGAGTTTCTCGATCATGTCGAACACTTGCCGGACGTTTTGCTGGCAACGGTCTATGCGCTGGACCGTACGATCATCTGGTCGACCAACCCCGAGCTGATCAACGTCAGGATCGAAGATGACGAGGAGCTGGACGAGTCGTTCGAGATGAAGGTGCCGGTGTCTTCCAGCTACCACAAGATCGACGACGAAAAGCCCGAGCAGCGGCTGTCCCGCGAACCCAAATACCTGTTCATCGAGAACTACATCCCGATGTTCAACGCCGACAAAAGCAAAGTCGTCGCCATGGTCGAGATCTACAAGGAACCGGCGGATCTGGTGGACCGTATCGACCGTGGGTTCGCCTCGATCTGGGCCGCGACGATCCTCGGCGGCGCGGCGATTTATCTCGGCTTGTTCTGGATCGTGCGGCGCGCCTCGACCCTGTTGCAGAGCCAGCAACAGCAACTGATCAGCAATGAAACCTTTGTTGCATTGGGCGAGATGTCTTCGGCGGTGGCCCACAGCCTGCGCAATCCGCTGGCGACCATTCGCTCCAGCGCCGAACTGGCCCAGGAAATCGCCAGCCCGGGCGCGCAGCGCAACATCGGCGACATCATCAGCCAGGTCGACCGCATGTCGCGCTGGGTGCGCGAGCTGCTGGTGTCGTTGCGCCCGATGAGTGACGACGGCGAGGCGGTGGAATTGCTGGCGGCGGTCGAAGACACCCTGGGGGCGTTTGACGCGCTGATCCGGCGCAATGGCGTCGAAGTGCGATTCACGCCACAAGATTGCCCGCCGGTTGTCAGCCAGAAGGTGCTGTTGACGCAAATTCTCAATAGCCTGTTCGCCAACGCCCTGGAAGCGATGCCCAAGGGAGGCGTGCTGGGCGTCGAGATTGAGACACCGCAATCCGGTCAGGTACGCATGACCCTGAGCGACACCGGCAAAGGCATGAGCGCGCAGCAGCAACAACTGGTGTTCAAACCGTTTTTCACCACCAAGCAGGGCGGCCTCGGGGTCGGCCTCGCGCTGGTCAAAAGAATCATGGAGCGGTTTCAGGGTTCGGTCGTCCTGACCAGCCGGGAGCAGGAAGGAACCCGCGTCAGTCTCAACTTTAGAGTGGCATCGGGAGGGGAATATGGAACACAGCATTCTGCTGGTCGAGGATGA